DNA from Planifilum fulgidum:
TCGATTCCCAGAACCAGGCATTTCCCCTTGATCGGGGGATTGCCGTGTTTTTTCGTCGTTTCCATGCAACGTCACCCACATGATAATGGCATCTTCCTGATTGTCGGTGTAGTAGCGGGGGCGGATTCCCGAAGGCTCGAAGCCCATTTTCTTGTACAGCCGCTGGGCAATCTTATTGGAGACCCTCACTTCCAGGGTCATTTTGCCCGCCCCCCATTCCTTGGCCTGGCGCATCACATAGGAAAGGAGGGCTTTGCCCAATCCCCGGCCCCGGAAGTTGGGATGGATGGCGATATTGGTGATATGGGCCTCGTCCAGGAGGAGCCACAAACCGCAATACCCGACCACGCGGCCGTCCACCTGAATCACGGAGTACCGGGCGAACCGATTGTGAACCAATTCGTTGTAAAAAGCCTGGCGCGGCCACGGCGTGGGAAACGATGCCCGCTCCACCTCCATGATCACCGGCAGGTCGGACAATTTCATCGGCCGGAACACGATATGCGGTCGATCCATCGGGTTTCACTCCGTTTTCCTTTCACTCCGTACTTTTCCCGTTTCCCCGGCGGGACAACCATTTCACCTCCGCCTCGGCCAGCTGCAGGTAGTTGGGGGCGAAATCCGGCCCTTCCCCCTTTCCTTCCCTTTTCCAGCGCTCCAGGGCAAGGCGGCCGAGACAAGAGGCGCGGGGAATGTTTTCCGGAGGCAATCCGAAAAAGGCGTTTTCCCCGAGGGCATCCCTGATCCGTTCCCGGAAGCGGTCGACATCGTCCCCCAAAAACAGGACCGGCCCTTCCCCCTCCAGTTCCTTCAGCCACTCGTCGACGGAAACGACCCGCTCCTTTTTTACGGGGCGCACTTCCCCGGACTCGCCCCCCTGAAACAGACCGGTGTAGATTCGATCCCGGCGGGCGTCAAACAGGGGGGCGATCTTCCCGCCAAACCGCATCCCGTTCATCGCCAGGACCGCCAGCGTGGATATGCCGATCAGGGGAAGGTTGCGGCTCCAGGCCATGGTTTTGGCCGTCGTCACGCCGATTCGCACTCCGGTGTAGGAGCCGGGGCCGGCGGCGACGGCGATGAGATCCAGATCGGAAAAGGTGAGCCGCAGTTCCTCCAGCAGGCGGGCCACCATAGGCATCAGCCGGACCGAATGATCCTTGCGCAGATTGGTGGTCACCTCGCCGAGAATGCGATCCTCCTCCAGCAGGGCCACCCCCATCACCAGCGTGGAGGTGTCGATGGCCAAGACCTTCATTCCCGCCTCAACTCCCTGCAAAGCCTGCGCACCCGCTCCACGTCCGGAGCAAAAGTGATCAGGCGATCACCGGTCTCCCCGACGGTGAGAGCGATGCACACGGTGTGATCGGGAAGGAGTTCCTTGATCCGGTCGGCCCATTCCACCAGCGTGACACCGTCCCCGAAAAAAAACTCGTCCCACCCCAGATCCTCATCGGGGGATTCCAGGCGATACACATCCATGTGATAAAAGGGGAGACGGCCGCGGTATTCCTTGATGATGGTGAAGGTGGGGCTGTCCACCGCTTCCTCCACCCCGAGACCCTTGGCGATTCCCTGGGCGAAGGTGGTTTTGCCGGCCCCCAGATCCCCCACGAGGGCCAGCACATCGCCGGGCTCCAGCAGCTCAGCCAGGCGGACGCCCAGCCGCCGCGTCTCTTCTTCATTTTTCGAAACAAACCGACAAGCTTCCTGCATGACCATCACCCGCCCTGATAACGGTCGTCTCGAAAGGGATGCGGCCATCCCTCGGGGGAACGCGATACTTGCCGCGGCCATTACCATTTTTCCCATAGAAAAGAATAAGACCGCAGCCGAACGCTGCGATCCGTCCGTGGAGCGGGTGATGGGAATCGAACCCACGCATCCGGCTTGGAAGGCCGGTGTTCTACCACTGAACTACACCCGCGCGATCAAATTGGAGGGAAGTGGTCGGGGTGACAGGATTTGAACCTGCGACCTCCTCGTCCCGAACGAGGCGCTCTACCAAGCTGAGCCACACCCCGAAACCATCCGATGAAGGATATCGCCGGCCCCGTGCCGGCGGGGCCGCAGGAAAATCTGGTGCGGTCGGCGAGATTCGAACTCGCACGGCCTTACGGCCACTACCCCCTCAAGATAGCGTGTCTGCCAGTTCCACCACGACCGCATGAACTTCCGTATTGGTGCGGGTGGAGGGACTCGAACCCCCACGCCAAAGGCGCTAGATCCTAAATCTAGTGCGTCTGCCAATTCCGCCACACCCGCACGGGATAAACGGTTCCGTCGCCAGCACGGGTGCGCCTCATTGCCGACGGAGATAATCATATCACGGTATGGGACCGGTTGTCAAGGGATCCGAAGAGAATTTTCTTTTCAAATCCTTCGGAGAAAATACCACCCTCATCAAAACGCCGCGCGAGGAGCGCCCCGACGGGAACTCCTCGCGCAACCGACAAGGATGAGTCCTGTTTCTTTTGGTGAGCCATCCAGGACTCGAACCTGGGACACCCTGATTAAAAGTCAGGTGCTCTACCAACTGAGCTAATGGCTCGCGCGTGGCTGGGGAGGTAGGATTCGAACCTACGCATCACGGAGTCAAAGTCCGTTGCCTTACCCCTTGGCTACTCCCCAATGTGGGGCGACCAGTGGGAATCGAACCCACGAATGCCGGAGCCACAATCCGGTGCGTTAGCCACTTCGCCATGGTCGCCACAAAGAGAAATTGGCGGAGCTGACGGGATTCGAACCCGCGATCTCCTGCGTGACAGGCAGGCATGTTAGGCCTCTACACCACAGCTCCGCGTCCGGGAGAGGAATCTCCTCTCCACAAAAATGGTGGACGGTGACGGGCTCGAACCGCCGACCCCCTGCGTGTGAAGCAGGTGCTCTCCCAGCTGAGCTAACCGTCCACGTGGTGACCCGTAGGGGATTCGAACCCCTGCATGCCAGCGTGAAAGGCTGGTGTGTTAACCACTTCACCAACGGGCCATGAGTTTTTACATTCCGGCGGAGAGAGCGGGATTTGAATCTCCGCGGGACCTGCGTCTCCAGTCCCGACAGGCCGCTCCTTCAGCCGCTTGAGCTTTTCTGGCTCCTCCGGCAGGACTCGAACCTGCAACCTACCGGTTAACAGCCGGGCGCTCTACCATTGAGCTACGGAGGAACGACACTGATGATTATACAAGATTTTTGTCCGGTTTGCAAGGGCTTTTCCCATCGGACACCCCGCGATCGCGATCCGATCGCCGCGCGAGGTGTCGACGCTTTAATAACATAGCACATCCATTTCGTTTCGTCAAGAGGAAAATTCCCCCCTGATCCGGCACCGTCCCCAAGGGGAATTTCCCGGCCTTCCCATGCAGGCGGATGGGGATTTGAACCGGCTCCGGGCACTGCCATGGAATCCGGCCGGCGCCCGAAAAAAACCGGGCGATGGGCCCGGTCTCAATCAAGCTCATACTTCTCCTTCATTTCGTCCGCCTTGTTCCTTACCCTCTGCCGCTCCTTTTCCCTGTTTTCCCGCAGCAGATCATACAGCCTCGAACAGCGTTCTCTCCTGTAGTTCCTCAATTGGTTGATGCGATGATAGACTTTTTCCCGCAAGGAGTTGTACTCCTCCCTGGACATTTTGCCCGATTCGTCCAGGTATATTCGCGCATCCAACATTCGTGAATCTTCCCTCAATGTTTTATCCAGCATCGATGACTCCGCCTCGTTGACGACATCCCATTTGTCTCCCCATTGTCTGTCTGCCTCCAGGGAACTGTCAATCCTCCACATTTCCCATGCCTCGCGCAAACTCCTGTATTCCTCCTCCAAATGCTCCCGCAAGTCCTCGCCCGTGTTGACGGTGGCATACTTTCCGCCGCCGGCCTCCGCCACCTTCTTGAGGGCGCGCTGGCCCTCGTTGTCCACGTCAAAGCCGATGATGTTGACGACGGCTTGAATATCCGATTCGTGGAGGTCCTTGGCGGCCTTCACCGGATCCCCGCCGCAGGTTTCAATCCCGTCGCTGACCACATAGACGATGTTTTCCACGTTTTCCCCCGTGTTTCCGCTCAGGTCGGTCTTGGCCTGTTCGATCGCCGCGGCAAGGGGCGTCCACCCCGTGGGATTGAACCGGCTCAGCGACTTTCGGAAGGATTTTTCATCGTAGGTCCCCGGCTCGTAGACCAACTCCGTGCTTTGACAGGAGAGGTCCTTGTCCTCTTTCCGGTTGCTTCCCTTGTGACCGTAAACCCTGAGGGCCACCTGGGCGCCCGCCGGGAGTTTGGAGACAAAGCTCCGGATTGCATCCTTCGCCAGGTCCATCTTCACGCCGCCCGGAACGCGGCCCGCCATGCTGCCGCTCGCGTCCAGCAAAATCTCCACGTTGATCTGTTTCGGGAGAGCGGACTCCCCCTCCGCCGCCTTTGCCGCGCCGGGAGTTGCCAGGTTGGTTTTGATGGTCGGATCCACGCTGTCCAGCATCTCCACTTCGCGTTCGTAGTTTTCCGCCAGAAGGGCCACCAGGTGGTTGTACGCTTCATCCGCCGTCAAGCCGGTCGGAAGCTTGTCCAACTCGGCTTTCACTTTTTCTTCATCGTACTTGTTCCCGGCATACTTCCCCGGTCCTTCCTTGAGCATGCCTTCGATGTCGGTGGCGGCCTGCTTCACCTCCTTCTCCTCCGGCTCGCCGGAGACTTCCTTTTCCTCCTTCGCAAAGAGGGAACACCCTCCACCGAAAATCAGACAAAGGATCAACATCCATGAGAGCAGCTTGTTCATGTCCCGTTTTCCCCTCCCTGCAATGATTCCGGCGATTTGAATCGGCAAAAAAGGAGACCTGAAACGACTCCCGCACGGGACCCGTAAAAAAACGACCTTTTCCGGAGAAGAACCGACCGCTTTCAAGGGATGGAATCCTGTGGTAAGCTGAAATCGTCGTTACCATCCCGAAAGGTCCGAGTCCCCGGACGTCCATCACAATGCGGATACGGAGGGATGCGGAGATGGAGGAACAAAGAAAACCCGTGGATCCGGACGCCATGCGCTCATCGACGGGTCTCGAGGTGAACATCGCCGGCCTGCTCTGTTATCTGATCCCTTTTCTCTCCGGGCTTCTTCTCCTGCTCCTCGAAAAAAACAGCCGGTTTGTCAAGTTTCATGCCATGCAGGCCGTTTTGACCTTCGGTACGCTGTTTGCCGCCTATTACATCGCCGATCTCATCCCGCTGATCGACGGATTGATCCGATTCCTGATCCGGGTGTCGGGGTTTGTCCTGTGGATTCTGCTGATGGTGAAAGCCTACGGAAAGGAATGGTACCGCCTCCCCTTCGTGGGCGAAATGGCGGAAAAACACATTCAGTAATCCCTCGCTCATCGAATTTCCCCGTGATCCCCGGTCATCCCCTTCATCAGCTCCAGGGCATGGGGAATCACGTCGATCACCGCTTCGAGGCATTCCCTGACGCCTTTTGGACTCCCCGGAAGGTTGATGATGAGCGTGGTGCCCCGGGTGCCCGCCAGGGACCGGGACAACATGGCAAACCGGGTCTTTTTCAGGGTGGTGATCCGCATCGCTTCGGCGATCCCGGGAATCTCCCGCTGGATCACCGCCCGGGTCGCCTCCGGGGTCACATCGTGGGGACCCACTCCGGTGCCCCCCGTGGTCAGGACCAGGTCCAGCTTGTCCACATCGGCAAAACGGATCAGCGCCTCCCGGATCCGCTCCCGATCGTCGGGGAGCACTTCGTGGCGCACCACCTGCCCGTCGATCCGGGCCACCATTTCCCGGATGACGGCGCCGCTCTCGTCCTTCCGCTCTCCCCGGGCCCCCTTGGTGCTGGCCGTCAAAATGCCGACGCGTCACATGGTCACTTCTCCTCCCTGCGAACGTAATCCCCGCTCTTGCCGCCGGTTTTGGAGAGGAGACAGGTGTCCGTCACCACCATCTCCCGGTCGATCGCCTTGCACATGTCGTAAACGGTGAGGGCGGCAATGCTGACGGCGGTCAAGGCCTCCATCTCGACGCCGGTGACGTTGTCGGTCTTCACCTCCGCCTCCACCACCAGCACTTCGTCCCCTTCCTCGTAGAAGCGGATATCGGCGCTTTTCAGGGGAACGGGATGGCACATGGGAATCAGGTCCGCCGTTTTCTTGGCCGCCATGATTCCGGCCACCTGGGCCACCGCCAGGACGTCCCCCTTGCTCACTTTCCCCTGCCGGATCCGCTCCATCGTCTCCCGCTTCATCCGGATGCGGGAACGGGCCACCGCCGTCCGGCGGGTGACCGGTTTGCCGGAGACATCCACCATCCGCGCGCGCCCCTGCTCGTTGATGTGGGTCAGTTTTTCCACGTCCCATCAGCTCCGTCTTTCCGACCGCCCCGTTTGGAAGCGGCTTTATTCTCCGTGTCCGTCCGCCGGCCTTTCCAGACCGCCCTTCTCCAGGGATGCCGCCGCAGCCCGAAAGGCGTCGGACCGGACCAGTTCGATCAGCAGCCTCCCGGCCTCGCTCTCCGCCACCTCCAAGGGGATCACCAGGTCGAAGGGATCGTCTCTCAGGGGAAGGAAATCGAGGCCGAACCTCCTCGCCAGCGCCGGCGTTCCCAGTCCGACGTCCGCCGATCCCTCCTCCACGGCGGCGGCCACCTCCCAGGGGGAAAGCACTTCCCGGTCGTACCCGTCGACAGTGGAGGGATCGATCCCGTTTTCCCGCAGGAGACGGTCCAAAAAAAGGCGCGTCCCCGACCCCTCCTGCCGGTTGATGAACCGGATCCCGCGGCGGGACAAATCCTCCGCTCCGGAAAAACCCGCGGGATTGCCCTTCGCCACGAGCCAGCCGAGGGGACGCGCGGCCAGGCGGAGGAGGAGAACCTCCTTCCCCGGCAAAAACCGCCGCACCCAACGCCGGTGCTCCACGCCATCCCCCTCATCCCCCAGGTGAATGGCCGCCATGTGACACCCTCCCCTCGCGAGGGAGTGAAGGCCGCGCAGGCTGCCGATGCCGGCCGTCGACAGGCTGAAGGGAAGGCGTTCCCGCCGGATCCGGTTCACCAAAAGCTCCAACACCGGATCCTGACCGCCGGCCACCCACAGGGTACGGTCAATTCGTTCCTTCGGCCTAAGCAGTTCCGCCTCCACTTCTTCCCCCGCCCGAAGCAGACCGCGGCGGGCGGGAATCCGCAGCAGGCCGTCGGCCCGGGCCAGGGACAGCGCGGATCCCGCCCCCCGGGGAAGGGGCCGGGCCGCATACCGGTCGCCGATCCGGCCGATGCTCACCCGGACGAAATGCTCCCGCCCCTCCTTGCTCCTCACGTCCTCCTCCAGCCGCACCCGAAGGCGTGGCCGCGGATCCGCCTTCACTTTGAACCAGTGATCGATCAGGGGGCGGACAAACCATTCCAGGGCCAGGTATGCCGCGACGGGATAGCCCGGAAGCCCGATCACCGGCTTATTCCTCACCTTTCCCAACAGAACGGGACTGCCGGGGCTGGTCGCCACGCCGTGCAGGATCACCTCCCCCAGTTCCCGGACGACGTCGTGGGTGTAGTCTTCCGAACCGACCGAAGATCCCGCATTGACCACCACCCAATCGCAGCCTTCCGCGGCCTCGAGGATCGCCCTTTTAAGCAGCTCCGGGTCGTCCCTCACGATCCCCCGGTAATCCGGTTCCGCCCCCCATTCCTCCAGATAAGCGGAAAAAACCGCGCCGTTGAACTCAAAGATCTCTCCCCGCTTCAGGGCTCTCCCCGGCGGAACCAATTCCGAGCCGGTGGGAAGAACGGCCACCCGCGGTTTGGAAATGACCGGAACCTCCGTCACGCCGCCGGCCAGCAACACCCCCAGGTCCACCGGACGGATGCGGTGATGGGCCGGCAGGATCATCTCCCCCTGCGCCACGTCTTCTCCCACGGACCGGACGTGCTTCCAGGGGACGGCCGGTTCCCGGATCTCCACCGTCCGCCCGTCGATCCGCCGGATCCGCTCGAGCCTGATCACCGCATCCATCCCCTGCGGGAGGGGATCCCCGGTGTCGACGGGATGGCAGTCCACCCCCTCCTCCAACCGCAAGGGGCGGGCGGGGGAAGCGTCCCGGGTCCTGTCCGCCCGCACGGCGATCCCGTCCATGGCCGCCGCGGGAAAAGGAGGCATCGACAGCCGGGCGTAAACCGGCTCCGCCGTCACCCGGCCCCGTGCCTGCGGAACCGGAACCCGTTCCGTTTGAGGAGAGAAGCGAAAGGAAAGGAGCAGCCTCTCCCGGGCCTCGGCAAGGGACATGTTTCCGAGGGCTTGTTTTCGCAAGGATTCGTCCACCTCCCCGCCGCCTTTTCTTCCCCGATGTCGAGGAGGGCGCTTCCCTTCCGGCCTTCCTCAGTCTTCCTCCACCTCTTCAAACACATCCCCCTCGATTTTTTCGATGGCGGCGCGCAACTGGTCGGAAATCCGCTTGATCATCTGCGCGCGCTTTTCCCAGGGAAAATCGGGAAATTGCAGGCGCAACTCGCTCATTTTCCGCTGGTCGTAATCCAAAAAGTTCAGGGCGGCTTCGCACGCCTCCACCAGGGCGTTCCAATCGGAAACGGTGATTTGAATCACGTCGTTGTAAGCATTTTCCGCCTTCATCTCTCTCTCTCCTTTCCCCGCCGGGGGGGGACCGATCCTCTGCACGGTAACGCGGTAAAGGGCGCCGTTTTTTGCGACGATTTCCAGGCCCTGATCGGTCACTTCCAAACGGTGGATGGCTCGCTCTCGTTCATCGGTCCTCTCCAAATGGTGCACCATGAGTTCAAAGATCCATCGTACCACATCCTGTTCATCCGTCATCTTATTTCCTCCTCTTCATTAAGATGGAGAGCTGGATCGAACCATCCACATCCCCATCCTTAAAAAACGACAGAATTGGAAGAAAGGTGTACAAGCCGCCGTTTTCTCCGCCGCGACGCGGTTGATATAATAGAAACCGAAAACAATTCAAAAATGCCGGTGAATATGCGCCACAGGGTCGGGGAATTGCCGCCTTACGCTGCCAACCGTCCGCATTCCCCTTCCTGCTGCAGGATCGCCGGTATGTCCGGAGAGGAGTAATAGGCGTGCCCGATATGATGGAGATCGAGGTGCTGTTTTTCGCCGGAATCGCCGAAGCGACCGGGATGCGACGAACCGTCCTCGCCGTGGATGAGGGGATCACGGTCGGAAAGTTGATCGATCAATTGTGTGAGCGGCATCCGGAGGCCGCCCCGCTGATTCGCCGGTCGGTCGTTTCCCTCAATCAGGAGTACGCCTCCGCCGATCAAACCGTCCGGCCCGGGGACGAAATCGCCCTCATCCCCCCGGTCAGCGGAGGGGAAGAGGCGGACGAAGGGCTGTTTTTCGTCACGGAAAAACCGCTCTCCGCCGACCGGATGATCCGCCTGGTTTCCAATCCCCGGGCCGGCGCCGTCCTCACCTTCGTCGGCACGGTGCGGGAGTGGACGGAAGGCAAGCGAACCCTTTACCTGGAATACGAGGCGTATCAGCCGATGGCCGAAAAGAAAATGAAGGAGATCGCCGACGAAATCCGCCGGCGTTGGCCCGATGCCCGGGTGGCGATGGCGCACCGGGTCGGCCGCCTGGAGATCGGGGAGATCAGCGTGATCATCGCCGCAGCCGCCCCTCACCGCGGGGAAGCCTTTGCCGCGGGACGCTACGCCATCGAACGGCTGAAGGAGATCGTCCCGATCTGGAAAAAGGAAGTGTGGGCGGACGGCTCGGAATGGAAAGGACCCCAGAAAGGGCCCTGGGATCCCCGGGCGGGACAGGCCCCGTCCCCGTAATACGCTTTGTCGGAGGTGGGTCCGATGCACATCGACCGGAAACGCTATTCGCGCCAGATCCTGTTTTCTCCCATCGGAGAGGCGGGACAGGCACGGCTGGCCCGTTCCCGGGTGGCCATCGTCGGCCTGGGCGCCCTGGGCACCGCCCTTGCCAACCACATGGTCCGCTCCGGCGTCGGCACCGTCCGCCTCCTCGACCGGGACTTCGTGGAGGAGAGCAATCTGCAGCGCCAGATGCTCTATGATGAGAGGGATGCCCGGGAGGGTCTGCCCAAAGCGGTGGCCGCGGAACGGAAGTTGCGGGCGATCAACTCCTCCGTCCGGCTGGAGGCCCACGTCACCGACATCACCTGGCGGAACGCCGAGGAGCTTTTGACGGGAGTGGATCTGATCCTGGACGGCACGGACAATTTCGACACCCGCTATCTGATCAACGACGTCAGCATCAAGCACCGCATCCCCTGGATCTACGGGGGGATTGTCGGTTCCCGGGGAATGACCTTCACCGTCCGGCCGGGCGCCACCCCCTGCCTGCGCTGCATCTTCCCGGAGGCCCCCGAGCCGGGCTCGGCGGAAACCTGCGACACGGCGGGAGTGATCGGTCCCATCGTCCACATGATCACCGCCCATCAGGCGGCGGAGGCGCTGAAACTGCTGGTGGGGGACACGGAAGCCCTGGACCGGCGGCTCCATCACTACGAACTGTGGCCCTATCACCACGCGGCGCTCCGGGTCAAAGAAAACCCCCGCTGCGCCGCATGCGCCCTGCACCGGTACGACTTTTTGGATCCGGAAAACAAGGAGCCCCGGGCCGTCTCCCTGTGCGGGCGAAACACGATCCAGATCACGCCCGCAAAGCCCGCCCGTCTCAACCTGGAACGGCTGGCCCGGCGGCTCTCCCCGCTGGGACAAGTGGAGCGCACCCCGTTTCTTCTCCGCTTTTCCGCCGACGAACACCGGCTGGTCATCTTCCCGGACGGGCGCATCCTGGTCCAGGGAACGGAAGACCCCGGCGTTGCCCGCAGTCTGGTGAGCAAATACGTGGGAAGCTAGCCGGCAGGGCGACATCCGGCAACTTCATACAAAAGGGTGTACCGCGCCCCGTTTTGAAGGAAGGCCTCTGCGCGGTACACCCTTTTTTCGGTCCCCGCCGCGTTTTTAGGGGCTTACCCCGCGCTCCCGCAGAGGACTTCAGTCCGCACCCGCCTTTTTCTTCCTCGGCACCAGTTCCAGATTGGCCATCCGCTCCATGGCCGTGATCAGGGCGTGGGTCCCCAGCTCATCCCCGCCGTGGGCCTGGATCGACCGGAGGAGCTGGTTCACCACCGCGGTCCCCACCAAGGGCAGATTCATCCTTTCCGCTTCCGTCAGCACGATCCGCAGGTCCTTCTGCTGAAACCGGATGGAAAAACCGGGATCGAGATCCCCCTTCAGAACGCGCGGAGCATAGTTTTCCAGCGCCCAGGAAGTTCCGGCGCCCTTGGTGGTCACCTGCAGCATCTTCTCCAGATCCACCCCCGCTTTCTTGGCAAAGGCGAGGGCTTCCACCATCGCCAGCAGGTTGATGCCGGCGAGAATCTGATTGCAGGCCTTCACCGTCTGACCGGCTCCCACCGGCCCGCAATGGACGATGTTTTTCCCCATCGCTTCCAGGACGGGCCGCACCCGTTCGAGGACCTCTGCGTCGCCCCCCACCATGATCGAAAGGGTTCCCTCCCTGGCGCCCACATCGCCTCCGCTGACCGGCGCATCCAGCATGTGGACCCCCTTTTCCGCGGCGCGCCGGGCCATTTGGCGGGTCGCTTCGGGAGAGATGGTGCTCATGTCAATCAAAACGGTCCCCGGCCGCGCTCCCTCCAGGACGCCTCCGGGACCCTCCACCACTTCCCTCACATCGGGGGTGTCCCCCACGATGGTGATCACCACATCGCTTTCCGCCGCCACCTCCTTGGGGGAACCCGCCGTTTTCGCTCCCCACTTCGCCGCCTCTTCCATCTTGGACGCCGTCCGGTTCCACACGGTGACCGGAAATCCGGCCCGGTGGATGTTGCGGGACATGGAGCGGCCCATGATGCCCAGGCCGATAAAACCGACACGAAGTGAACGGGGCTCCATGCATCTACCTCCTTTACACTTTTATCCCTCCCGAGGCGTCTCGGAACCTTCGGGCGGAGCCTCAGACGACAGATCCGAAAGGGGCCGGGTCCGCTTTCCCGCGTTCAGCCCCGCCCCCGATCCAACCGCTTCCCCCATATACTTTCTGCCTCGAGGGATGAACTCCTTCCGCTCCGAAACCCGATCCGCGCCTTAGCGGCCCAACTTCTCCCGGAGCCGGCCCCGGATGCTGTTTTCCACCGCATCCCAGAGGGAACGGTCTTCCAACAGGCGCTTTTTGAAGGAGCGGTACATCTCCCGCTGTTTCTCCTCAAATTGCGGATCGTCCTTCGGCGGAAGCGACGCCCGCATTTCCTCGATCAGCCGCTGAACCTCCGGCGCCCTGGGCCCCCAGACCGCCCGCTCCCTGCCGTCGGCATCGATGAAGATGAAGATGGGAATCGACCGCGACTTGCCGTTGGTCAAATACTGATCCATCAGCTCCAGGTTTTCGTCCCGGATGAGAAACCGCAGCTCCATGCCGGCCGCCTCGGCCACCCGCATGAGGATCGGCACGCACAACATGGCGTCGCCGCACCAGTCCGCCGTCAAAATGACGGCGCGGAGCCGCAATTCCTTAAGCCCTTCATAGAAGGGTCGAGCCGCCTCCGGAAGGGCATATTCCTGATAAATCCCCATCATCTCTTCCCGGTTGACCTGCATCGAGTCGATATATTCCTTCGTCGTCATTCCCTTTTCAAACCAGTCGTTGAGCGTCATGCGAATCCCTCCAACATGTTCTCTATCTCATTCTACCACGGCAGGGACGGCCGGTCTCAAGGAGCCCCTTTTTCTTTCGGGAGACAGAGGGAAGTGTCGGGAACTGGCCCGCCATTCTTTTTGATGGTATTATTTTCTATG
Protein-coding regions in this window:
- the rimI gene encoding ribosomal protein S18-alanine N-acetyltransferase; the protein is MDRPHIVFRPMKLSDLPVIMEVERASFPTPWPRQAFYNELVHNRFARYSVIQVDGRVVGYCGLWLLLDEAHITNIAIHPNFRGRGLGKALLSYVMRQAKEWGAGKMTLEVRVSNKIAQRLYKKMGFEPSGIRPRYYTDNQEDAIIMWVTLHGNDEKTRQSPDQGEMPGSGNRNQL
- the tsaB gene encoding tRNA (adenosine(37)-N6)-threonylcarbamoyltransferase complex dimerization subunit type 1 TsaB, which produces MKVLAIDTSTLVMGVALLEEDRILGEVTTNLRKDHSVRLMPMVARLLEELRLTFSDLDLIAVAAGPGSYTGVRIGVTTAKTMAWSRNLPLIGISTLAVLAMNGMRFGGKIAPLFDARRDRIYTGLFQGGESGEVRPVKKERVVSVDEWLKELEGEGPVLFLGDDVDRFRERIRDALGENAFFGLPPENIPRASCLGRLALERWKREGKGEGPDFAPNYLQLAEAEVKWLSRRGNGKSTE
- the tsaE gene encoding tRNA (adenosine(37)-N6)-threonylcarbamoyltransferase complex ATPase subunit type 1 TsaE; this translates as MQEACRFVSKNEEETRRLGVRLAELLEPGDVLALVGDLGAGKTTFAQGIAKGLGVEEAVDSPTFTIIKEYRGRLPFYHMDVYRLESPDEDLGWDEFFFGDGVTLVEWADRIKELLPDHTVCIALTVGETGDRLITFAPDVERVRRLCRELRRE
- a CDS encoding vWA domain-containing protein, with amino-acid sequence MNKLLSWMLILCLIFGGGCSLFAKEEKEVSGEPEEKEVKQAATDIEGMLKEGPGKYAGNKYDEEKVKAELDKLPTGLTADEAYNHLVALLAENYEREVEMLDSVDPTIKTNLATPGAAKAAEGESALPKQINVEILLDASGSMAGRVPGGVKMDLAKDAIRSFVSKLPAGAQVALRVYGHKGSNRKEDKDLSCQSTELVYEPGTYDEKSFRKSLSRFNPTGWTPLAAAIEQAKTDLSGNTGENVENIVYVVSDGIETCGGDPVKAAKDLHESDIQAVVNIIGFDVDNEGQRALKKVAEAGGGKYATVNTGEDLREHLEEEYRSLREAWEMWRIDSSLEADRQWGDKWDVVNEAESSMLDKTLREDSRMLDARIYLDESGKMSREEYNSLREKVYHRINQLRNYRRERCSRLYDLLRENREKERQRVRNKADEMKEKYELD
- a CDS encoding DUF4870 domain-containing protein; the protein is MEEQRKPVDPDAMRSSTGLEVNIAGLLCYLIPFLSGLLLLLLEKNSRFVKFHAMQAVLTFGTLFAAYYIADLIPLIDGLIRFLIRVSGFVLWILLMVKAYGKEWYRLPFVGEMAEKHIQ
- a CDS encoding MogA/MoaB family molybdenum cofactor biosynthesis protein, producing MTASTKGARGERKDESGAVIREMVARIDGQVVRHEVLPDDRERIREALIRFADVDKLDLVLTTGGTGVGPHDVTPEATRAVIQREIPGIAEAMRITTLKKTRFAMLSRSLAGTRGTTLIINLPGSPKGVRECLEAVIDVIPHALELMKGMTGDHGEIR
- the moaC gene encoding cyclic pyranopterin monophosphate synthase MoaC produces the protein MEKLTHINEQGRARMVDVSGKPVTRRTAVARSRIRMKRETMERIRQGKVSKGDVLAVAQVAGIMAAKKTADLIPMCHPVPLKSADIRFYEEGDEVLVVEAEVKTDNVTGVEMEALTAVSIAALTVYDMCKAIDREMVVTDTCLLSKTGGKSGDYVRREEK
- a CDS encoding molybdopterin biosynthesis protein — translated: MDESLRKQALGNMSLAEARERLLLSFRFSPQTERVPVPQARGRVTAEPVYARLSMPPFPAAAMDGIAVRADRTRDASPARPLRLEEGVDCHPVDTGDPLPQGMDAVIRLERIRRIDGRTVEIREPAVPWKHVRSVGEDVAQGEMILPAHHRIRPVDLGVLLAGGVTEVPVISKPRVAVLPTGSELVPPGRALKRGEIFEFNGAVFSAYLEEWGAEPDYRGIVRDDPELLKRAILEAAEGCDWVVVNAGSSVGSEDYTHDVVRELGEVILHGVATSPGSPVLLGKVRNKPVIGLPGYPVAAYLALEWFVRPLIDHWFKVKADPRPRLRVRLEEDVRSKEGREHFVRVSIGRIGDRYAARPLPRGAGSALSLARADGLLRIPARRGLLRAGEEVEAELLRPKERIDRTLWVAGGQDPVLELLVNRIRRERLPFSLSTAGIGSLRGLHSLARGGCHMAAIHLGDEGDGVEHRRWVRRFLPGKEVLLLRLAARPLGWLVAKGNPAGFSGAEDLSRRGIRFINRQEGSGTRLFLDRLLRENGIDPSTVDGYDREVLSPWEVAAAVEEGSADVGLGTPALARRFGLDFLPLRDDPFDLVIPLEVAESEAGRLLIELVRSDAFRAAAASLEKGGLERPADGHGE
- the moaD gene encoding molybdopterin converting factor subunit 1 — encoded protein: MEIEVLFFAGIAEATGMRRTVLAVDEGITVGKLIDQLCERHPEAAPLIRRSVVSLNQEYASADQTVRPGDEIALIPPVSGGEEADEGLFFVTEKPLSADRMIRLVSNPRAGAVLTFVGTVREWTEGKRTLYLEYEAYQPMAEKKMKEIADEIRRRWPDARVAMAHRVGRLEIGEISVIIAAAAPHRGEAFAAGRYAIERLKEIVPIWKKEVWADGSEWKGPQKGPWDPRAGQAPSP